A genomic stretch from Solanum stenotomum isolate F172 chromosome 8, ASM1918654v1, whole genome shotgun sequence includes:
- the LOC125874572 gene encoding pectate lyase-like, which produces MVTLKNRLSFFVILCTLVFSIEANIGEFDEVWRTRAIQANKNAKESYNPHPEKVADNLNKHVHRSEEGSNSTRRDLHKYNGPCVATNPIDRCWRCDPHWAKNRQKLADCVLGFGHHTTGGKGGKIYIVTDPGDNDMVNPKPGTLRHAVIQPGPLWIIFAHHMVIKLNQELIMTGDKTIDARGQQVHITGGASLMLQYINNVIIHGLHIHDIKSGSGGLIRDSINHYGFRTRSDGDGISIFGSTNIWIDHVSMSNCDDGLIDAVQASTAITISNCHFTHHNDVMLFGASDSYKQDAILQITLAFNHFGQGLIQRMPRVRWGFVHAVNNDYTHWIMYAIGGSQHPTILSQGNRFIAPPNPNAKEVTKRDYSPESVWKNWVWRSQGDLMMNGAFFVESGNRNHKFMTGPDMIHPRAGSDAGRLTRFSGSLNCIEGKPC; this is translated from the exons ATGGTAACTCTCAAAAATAGGTTGAGTTTCTTTGTAATTTTGTGCACACTAGTTTTTAGCATTGAGGCTAATATTGGAGAGTTTGATGAGGTGTGGAGGACTCGAGCCATCCAAGCAAATAAAAATGCTAAAGAATCCTATAATCCTCATCCTGAAAAAGTTGCAGATAATTTGAACAAACATGTTCACAG GTCGGAAGAAGGTAGCAATAGCACAAGAAGGGACTTGCACAAGTAcaatggtccatgtgtggctaCTAACCCTATTGATCGTTGCTGGAGATGTGACCCACATTGGGCTAAAAATCGCCAGAAGCTAGCAGATTGTGTTCTTGGATTTGGCCACCATACGACTGGTGGTAAAGGTGGCAAAATCTACATAGTAACTGACCCTGGGGACAACGATATGGTGAATCCTAAGCCAGGGACACTGCGCCATGCAGTCATTCAGCCAGGGCCACTATGGATCATATTTGCACATCACATGGTCATTAAGCTTAACCAAGAACTTATCATGACAGGCGACAAGACAATTGATGCCAGAGGACAACAAGTGCATATTACTGGCGGTGCTAGTTTGATGTTACAGTACATAAACAATGTGATTATTCATGGTCTTCATATCCATGATATAAAGTCTGGTAGTGGTGGACTAATTAGAGACTCGATCAATCATTATGGTTTTCGAACAAGAAGTGATGGTGATGGTATTTCAATCTTTGGATCAACAAACATTTGGATTGATCATGTTTCCATGTCTAATTGTGATGATGGACTCATTGATGCTGTGCAGGCTTCAACTGCTATTACCATTTCCAACTGCCATTTCACCCACCATAATGAC GTTATGTTGTTTGGGGCAAGTGACAGCTACAAACAGGACGCAATCCTACAAATAACACTTGCTTTTAATCACTTTGGCCAAGGGCTGATCCAGAGGATGCCAAGAGTGAGATGGGGATTTGTTCATGCTGTCAACAATGACTATACTCACTGGATAATGTATGCCATTGGTGGAAGTCAACACCCTACCATCCTCAGCCAGGGCAACCGTTTCATCGCCCCGCCTAACCCTAACGCTAAAGAG GTGACCAAAAGGGATTATTCACCTGAGAGTGTGTGGAAGAATTGGGTGTGGAGATCACAGGGAGATCTGATGATGAACGGAGCCTTCTTCGTGGAATCTGGAAATCGCAATCATAAATTCATGACGGGTCCTGATATGATCCACCCCAGGGCAGGATCAGACGCGGGCAGGCTAACAAGATTTTCAGGCTCTTTGAACTGCATTGAGGGGAAGCCTTGTTAG
- the LOC125874393 gene encoding uncharacterized protein LOC125874393 translates to MSLLEVITKASIENSPTTSDGDFSIVLNSEPALLQLKPEKEESDDISLLKRGTGWSLLSTDVEVIESGQKFFKNLKKMMKNPNTFNKDEFFEVLASYMTGIWDIFGISVSPDKVDEGNIVKMIEKLGSFMGRDVKGLVLEACVVLETWEILESMIVNGIVDHSGISSLINNLIEKKQSWLVVLCVKHVLDIQTYDMMCVLKYFLSLSKNGDSTLINVRREWESQAMSAIEKAKDVSLGPVRMDIARDASLLLMLAHDGFSVSEMCLHYLLASRNVDEVILGACISKLTGSEIMVLIRYLQKWLNKYERFPQVCPCPKAPFELGLKACEWVPSLEDIVKCLGLVVDEHFSSLVLHQEFHEELKSLEEVVNSLTAEAKICGILSNVTEALKIKTQRLAGDVA, encoded by the exons ATGTCTTTGCTGGAAGTTATCACCAAAGCTTCCATTGAAAATTCTCCAACCACCTCCGATGGTGATTTCTCTATTGTTCTCAACTCCGAACCAGCACTGCTTCAACTGAAACCCGAAAAGGAGGAGAGCGATGATATTTCGCTACTCAAGCGAGGAACTGGGTGGAGCCTTTTATCAACTGATGTTGAAGTGATTGAGTCAGGACaaaagttcttcaaaaatttgaagaagatgatgaaaaaCCCTAACACATTCAATAAAGACGAATTCTTTGAGGTGTTGGCTTCCTATATGACGGGAATCTGGGATATATTTGGGATTTCAGTTAGTCCTGATAAGGTGGATGAGGGTAATATTGTAAAAATGATTGAAAAGCTGGGTAGTTTTATGGGTAGAGATGTCAAGGGTTTGGTTTTGGAGGCTTGTGTTGTTTTAGAGACTTGGGAGATTTTGGAGAGTATGATTGTTAATGGGATTGTTGATCATTCAGGCATATCAAGTTTGATAAATAACCTAATTGAAAAGAAACAATCTTGGTTGGTTGTTTTGTGTGTAAAGCATGTATTAGATATTCAAACTTATGATATGATGTGTgtgttgaaatattttctttcccTTTCCAAGAATGGGGATAGTACTTTGATTAATGTGAGGAGGGAATGGGAGAGTCAAGCAATGTCTGCAATTGAGAAGGCAAAGGATGTGAGCCTCGGTCCGGTCAGGATGGATATAGCTAGGGATGCTTCATTATTGCTTATGCTAGCACATGACGGGTTCTCAGTTTCTGAAATGTGTTTGCATTATTTGCTTGCTTCAAGGAATGTTGATGAAGTTATTTTGGGTGCTTGCATTAGTAAATTAACTGGTTCAGAGATAATGGTTTTGATTCGGTACTTGCAAAAGTGGTTGAATAAATATGAGAGGTTTCCTCAGGTGTGTCCTTGTCCTAAGGCACCATTTGAATTGGGGTTGAAGGCTTGTGAATGGGTTCCTTCACTCGAGGACATAGTCAAGTGCCTTGGTTTGGTTGTGGATGAGCATTTCTCTTCTTTGGTTTTACATCAAGAGTTTCATGAGGAATTGAAATCTTTAGAAGAAGTTGTCAATTCTTTAACTGCAGAAGCAAAAATATGTGGCATCTTGTCAAATGTGACGGAGGCATTGAAAATCAAAACACAAAG GCTGGCTGGCGATGTAGCATGA